The Nitrospira lenta region AGCGTGACCCGCCGCTGATCTTCCGCCTCCGTTTCCCGAACCATGAGCTTGGACGTACGGGCCGTGGAGAGCCAATGAATCGACCGTGAATCGTCACCCGCGTGGTATTGACGGAGATTATAGAGATCGCTTCCGTGTCCTTTTCTCGACAGGCTCATATCCTGACCGAACAAGGCCACGTCCCGTAGAAACGTACGCTCAAGCGGTCGAACGATCGGAGCCACCACAATTGATCCATCGAGAGGGTAGTACGCCTTTTTGTGGAAAAGGCCGAACGGAAACGATGTCCCGACACGAACTCCGTCGAAACGTAACCGCCCGCGCCTGGTCGCAATGAAGGGGTAGGACAAGATCTGGCTAGCTCCGGGCATCAATTGCCACAGGGTGAAGCCGCGATCGAAATCCTGCTTGCCCGTCACATCCCAGAGATGCAGAGAAAAGCTCGGGAGACGTGATTTGCGGTTGGCCACCACCACCGTCGCGGTCACCGGTTCGCCGGCATACACAAGATCGGGAAGGTGCCGGTGAAATTCCAATCGGCGAAGGCAATACTCGGCCATGATGCCGGACATCAGGATGATGCTCAGCATCATAGCCAGGAGCAGGTAGAACAAATTGTTACCGGTATTGATCGCGGCGACTGCAACCGCCAGGGTGAAAAAGAGAAACCGCGTGCCTTCCGTCGTGACCCGAGTCGAGCGATGGCGCAAGAAATGGCTGAACAGACGGCGCACGCTGGTGAGCATATCAGCAGTATTCCGATGGAGCGGGAATGCACGTCGTTGCTAGACGGGAACGGGAACGGATTCGACGAGATCCTGAATAATCTGCTCCGACTGTTCAAAGCTGCGATGGCGCAAGCCCTGCGACCGGCTCACCATGATGCGATGAGACAGCACCGCAGGAGCCAGCTCTTTAATGTCATCCGGCAAGCAATAGGCTCGCCCCCTGACAAACGCAAGCGCTTTGGCCGCTCGACAGAGCGCCAATGCCCCACGCGTACTGACTCCGAGCGACAACAAATCCGACTGTCTGGTGGCCAGCACGATCGCCAGCAGATACTCCATCAGACTCTCTTCCATCAGCACATCGTCGACCTGCTGTTGCAGCGCGAGCACATCTTGAGCGGTGGCGACCGGCTGAAGCGCCTCTGCAGGATGAAGCGATTGCGGCCGCTCCAGCACCTTGCGCTCTTCTTCAGGCGACGGATAGCCGATCTGCACACGCATCAAGAACCGGTCGAGCTGGGATTCCGGCAAGGGAAAGGTGCCGTGATACTCAGCGGGATTTTGGGTGGCAATGACCATAAAGGGTTGATGAAGGGGACAGGTCTGATTGTCGACCGAGATCTGAGCCTCACTCATGGCCTCCAGCAAGCTACTTTGGGTCTTGGGCGTCGTGCGATTGATCTCGTCGGCCAGCACGATATTCGCGAAGATCGGTCCCGGCACAAATTCAAATCCCTGCTTTTGCCGATTGAAGATGGACACACCGACAATATCGGACGGAAGCAGATCGCTGGTAAATTGGATGCGTTTGAATGAACAGTCCAGCGAGCGGGCTAGACTATGAGCCAACGTCGTTTTCCCGACCCCTGGCACATCTTCGAGCAACAAATGGCCGCGAGCTAGGAGCGACACGACGGCCAGCTCAATGACCCTGGATTTGCCTTTGATGACGCGGGCAATATTTTCCTGAATAGAGGACACGAGTTGCGTGGATTTCATAGGATTGCGTAGCCGTTCCTATTGAGATGAAAGTTCTGGCAAGACACGACGAAAGTCTAACAAAGGGTCTACAGACGGTCAATTTTTCATCGGTATCTTGCGAGGGAGTGACTACACACACCCACGGAGACGTGGCTAGGGCCGCCGATCTTCCGGGACGAGCGTCAGGAACCAGGGGGGACTTTCTTCGCGCATATGCATAAATTGACGAGCCGTACTACTGGCAGGAACCCCGGGGAACACGGCTCCTCGGCGAATCCACACATCCCGAAAACCATATGTAGGTTGGGCCGTCTGGATCAGCGCACTCGCGGGAAGACAAGAGCGCAGAACGCCGAGTTGGGCGAGTGAGACGACATCCCCCACTTTCAATTGCATCAGATGTTGATAGATAGCACCGAAGACGACGGGAAGATTTTCCTGATTGAACGGCTGATTCTGGGGACGGTAGCGGGCATCTTCGAGCAATTGCGCGAGTATTTCCCAGAATACCTGGGAGTCTACCGCACCCAAGACCCCAACCAGCCCGCGGCGGGCCATGAGGTTCAGCAGGGCCACTGGTCCGCGAATGTCAAATTTCCAAGAGGGAAAGATCAGGGCCCGCTCCCCATGTTGCACTTCAAGAGCTGACTCGCCCTCATAGCGCACGTGCCGAAAGGCACCTTTACTCCGCCGGAGATCTTCCTGGATGACCGCCTCAGAGAGCCGCGTCGGCTCATAGGCAAACGTCGGGGTGGCAGGGGCCCAGCAGGTGACCAGCGTATACCGCGCCGCCAGATGACCGGATTCATCCAGTTCGTGAAGGTCGAACATGTCCTGATTGCCGTAAAAGCGAAAGGCCAGGCCCGGTCTCGCTTGGAGTTGGGCAATCCGGTCTCGTCCAGGATGCAATGGCCCACCTAATTTCGAGCGCGGATCCAGACGATCCACCGCATGCAGGACCAGCTCTCGCTGATGCGTGAGGAGCAGAGGACCGTAGTGATCGACGAGTTCGCCGGCAAATGAAAGATCGCCGGCGCCCAGATCGAGCACGGTGGCAACAGGCGTCGCGAGCAAGAGATCGAACGGATTGGGCAACGATTGAAGCGCGCGCGCCACCTCTTCACTGGGAAGATCTGCGGTGGGCCATTTCGAAGCTCGGCCCTCAACGAGACCAAAATAGAGGCACAGCGAACGGAATGCTTTAGACGGCGGGTATCCGGTCAGAGCTTTGAGTGCAGCGCCGTCAAGATCTTGGACTCGGCGAGCCTGGTCCTGGCCCAACACACGAGCCAGCGCGGCCTTTACCTGAAGTGGCACTGAAGCCGCCTGAGAGTGCTGAACCAATTGTCCCAAAATCGACGGGAATACAGCGGGCTCAAGAAGACGCCTAGAATCCTCCCACTTTTGTTCAGATTCGCCAATAGCACGATTTACGGCTCGACGAAACTCTGCAAAGATGTCGCTCTCAGACATAGTCAGTACCGGGGATGCATCTCGTAACAGACTGGTCAAGCTCGCTCAGGAGAGGGGAGGATAGTGGTCCAGCTCTTCTTCCGTCAAGACAACAGACTTGTTGCAACAGACGTGCTGTGTTAGGAGATGCCTATGACTCCTCTCTTTGTGCACCGGCTGACAATCTCTCGCATCCTTCCTCTTTTCCTCTTGGTCATCGGACAACTTCTCATCGCAGCCTGTGCCGGCAACACATCTACGATTCCTGCAAATTCCCCTGTCGCATCCTGGCAAGCAGGCCGCGTGATCGATGTAAAAACTGGGCAATCCATCGACCTCCCAACATTTCTCACGACACTCACGCATTATGACATCGTGTATCTGGGGGAAGAGCACTACAACCAACACCATATAGAGGCTGCTCTCACTGTTCTACAAACGCTGCTGACCAACGGCCGCCATCCGGTACTCACGATGGAGATGTTCGGATGGGACGGGCAACCCGCTCTGGATACATACCTCGCCACACCCGGACAGGACCGGCAGATGTTTCTTGATCACAGCCACTGGAAGCAGAATTGGGGTGGTGCCTTTGATAACTACGAGCCATTGGTGAATTTTTCCCGTGAGCACCAGCTGACACTCCGGGCCATGAATCCGCCCAAACCGCTGATCCGCCAGGTCGTGAGCGTGGGGCTCGATGATGCTCGGAAGGGACGGGACTGGGTTGAATGGGGAATGGACCACGAGGCCATCGTCGATGACCAGGCCTACCGCGCCAGGATTCTAGATCAGCTAAAACGCTGCCATGGAGGGGGAAGCGACGAAGACTATGCCAGGATGTACGAAGCGTCCATGGTGCGCGACGAAGGGATGGCCAAAACGGTGACGGCGGCACTTCTCACCGCTCGCCAAAAGCCGCAAGACCAGACTGCAATTCTCAGTTACACGGGTGGGGGACATATCCAGTTTAATCTGCCGATCCCAAAACGAGTCGCTCGTCGCATGGGCGGGCGCGTCTCACAAGCAACGGTGTATCTCGCCTCCTTCGATCACACACGCGTTGAAGATATCCAAGATCTCGTACACGACGGCATCGCAGATTATGTATGGCTCACACCCATCAGCCAGCAGGGTCCCCCACAGCGCTGCAAGTAGACCGTTCCCCTTCGCACTTCGCACTCCTGAACAGAACCGCTCACTGCTTGACAGTGTTGAACCAGCGAGGCAGACTACCTCTATATTGAGGGTCACACTCCATGGCAACCATGAAAAATAAAATTCCCTGCAGCGCCGATCGACTCGGGCTTCTGGACCCCCAGATGATCAAGGCTGTGGTTGAGATCTCCGCCTTTCAAATCGGCCATCAATACTTGTCCGAAAATCGGGTGCGCATCGTGGAAGCCGATGATGCGCAAATTTCTTCTGCGGTGATCGGAAACTCCGGGCTCTATGAACAAACCATCCGGTTGAAAGACGGGCATTTAATTTCAAAATGTTCCTGCACCCTTCCCGAAGAACCGATTTGCCGCCACTGTATCGCGGTCTTACTCGAATACCATCGGTGGTCCCAACCGCGGCAATCCCGGAAATCAAAAGATACTCCGCGAGACGTCAAGGCAACCACGCAACCTGAACCTCAGAGTAATGGAAACGGGGCACCGACTATGGGCCAGAGTTCCTCCGCCGACGTCAAGCTCAGTGAAGTCATGGTGTTTGTGGAGTGGCTGCAACCCGCGATCAAAGCCATCGAGCAGGCCCAATCGATGCCGCTACCTCCCCCCATCGCTCCAGGGGAGGTTTCGAACTGGATCCAGACCATCCGAAATCTTGAGGACCGTCGCCGGGATAGCGAAGAAGTCCAGCTGAAACTGGAATCCGACATGCGAGATCGAGAAGCCTATGTGGCCCGATTGAGCCAGCAACTCCAGGCTTCTACCGCGGAAGCGAAGACGGCTCAGGCAACCTCGCAAGCGCTCCAGCAAGAACTCGCAACCTACAAAGTCGCCTTGAGCAAAGTCGCTGAACTTTCAGGGGAAGTCAGCCGCTACGATGGTCAGCTGAAATCTATGGCGCAGGATTTTTCCAGCAAGGGAAATCAGCTGGATCGATTGGCTGGCTCTTGCAAGCAGGTCGCCGAAGCCCTCAACGCCATCACGAAGCAAACGGCCCCACGGTAACGTCGTTCATACAAATAGCCGATCTTCTGCCTCCCAAACTTATGGAGGGGGATCTTGCACAGCCCCATTCTATTTTTGTAGAATGCGGTCCTCATTTTCGATATACCCTTGAGGGAGGAATGATGATGAAGAGACTATTGGAAACAGGAAGCATGGCTCTTGCGGTCGTACTCACGGTCGCGCCGCAGGTCTTGGCGAATGAAGCGCATGGTGAGGGTCCCCCGGATTACAGCGGCATCACCGGGTTGTACTATGTCATGATCGGGGGAATTTTGGCGTACGGCGTGTACGACACATTCCTGAAGAAGTCGTAACCTATCCCTAGTACGGACTGATTGAGATAGACTCCTGCCCGGCTGAGAAATCAACGGGCGGGAGTTTATTGTTTCGCCCCATTGCGCATCTTCTCCCTCCCCTTCAGAACTGGCTGCAATCTTCCAAGCATCATTTCTACAATCGCGCGATAGCCATGGGCCGTCGGGTGGATGCCATCGGCTTGATTGAGCGTATTGGAGGCCGCCACTCCTTCCAAAAAAAACGGGATGAGCGGCAGGCGGTAGCGTGTCGCCAGGTCAGGGTATAGGCGCTCGAATGCTGACAGATAGTCATGGCCGTAGTTAGGCGGGAGCTTCATCCCGGCCAAAATCACTTGCGTGCCGGATTGCTGCAGCTGCTGAATGATGCGCTCAAGATTGGCTTTCGTCTCTTCTACCCGCAGTCCCCTCAGGCCATCATTGGCTCCCAGTTCAAGGATCACGATTTCAGGTTTACTCCGCAAAATCCACGGCACACGGCGCAGACCACCCGCCGTCGTCTCTCCGCTCACTCCAGCGTTGATGACCCGATATCGCAGCCCGAGCGCATCCAACCGCCGCTGTAGCTCTGCCGGATAGGTCTCATCTGCGGCAACGCCGAGCCCAGCCGTGAGACTGTCACCAAAGGCCACGATCCTCGGCCGATCATCGACCGATGAGGCTCCCGCAGCCAAAACGACCGCACGCTCGCCTGAAAGTCCTGTTAGCAGAAGCCATCCGACATACGCGGCTATTCTAAGCGTTCGCAATTTCGACCGACGCTCCATAATCGATACAGTATAATACCATCTTGCGGTCTGTCCTGAGCTGAAGGGAGGAAGAACCGACCCATGATATCCGTCACGAAACTTTCAATGAGTCTGGCAGCCGGAGGGCGAGCGGTTCCCATTCTGGACGACATCACGCTGGAGATTCCCGACAAGCAGATGATCGCGATCGTCGGAGCATCCGGAAGCGGAAAGTCGACGCTCCTCGGATTGATGGCCGGTCTCGATCGTCCAACTACAGGATCGATCACGTTAGATGGGACTGAGTTAACGACGATGTCCGAAAGCGCGCTCGCCAAGTTCCGACGCGCGAAGATCGGCTACATTTTTCAATCATTCCATCTCATTCCCACGCTCACCGCTCGGGAGAATGTCGCCGCTCCCCTCGAACTGAGCGGCGAGCAGGACGGCCAGGTGCGCGCGGCTGAACTATTAGCTTCCGTGGGACTGGCCGACCGCCTCGATCATTATCCCGTGCAGCTATCCGGTGGCGAGCAGCAGCGTGTCGCGGTCGCCCGAGCCTTTGCCTGCCGTCCACCATTTTTATTTGCCGATGAACCGACCGGCAATTTGGACAGCACGACGGGAATCCAGGTGGTCAATCTCCTCCTGAACATGCATCGAGATTTTGGCACTACCCTGGTCCTTGTCACTCACGATCAACACCTGGCCGGTCGAATGCAACGAGTCGTCGCCCTGCGCGATGGCCGCATCGAGTCAGACCAATTGACGGGTTCCTGACGTGAACACCTTCGCACTAAAAATGGCGTGGCGCGAAACTCGCGCAGCTTGGCGACACTTTTTCTATTTCCTCACCAGCATTGCGGTGGGAGTAGGCGCCCTGGTGGGAGTCTCACTATTTTCCGCCCATCTTGAGCAAGCCGTCACGAAGGAAGCCCGTGGCTTACTCGGCGGGGATCTTGAGGTTCGCCTCTCGCGGCAGGTGAGTCCCGCAGGACTCACCTTTCTCACCTCGCTGACCAGTCGCGACATCGCGATGACTCACGTGAGCGAGTTGATCGGGATGGCCGCTCACGGTCCCGGAACACGCGCCTCCGGCCAATCGTCACAAATTGTCGAGCTTAAGGCGGTGGAATCGCTCTATCCGTTGTATGGGGCCCTGCGACTGGAACCGGATCGCCCGCTGTGGGAACTGCTGCAGCTCCAGTCGGCCGGCTGCCCGGGATCGCCCTGCTGGGGCGCAGTAGTTCAAGAATCACTGCTCATTCGAATGGGATTGAAGCTTGGCCAGTCGCTCACCATCGGCCAGGCCAGCTTCCGGATTACCGGGATCGTGCGCACGGAACCAGACCGCATGGCAAATGCGTTCAGCCTGGGCCCTCGCGTGCTGATTGCCCAGGAGGGGCTCCGCGCCACAGAACTAGTAAAACTCGGCAGTCGCGTACGCGAACGCTATCTGTTACAAACCCCGGCCGACACCAAAATTGAACCGCTCCTGTATGAATTGCGGAGCCGTTTGGCGGCGGACTCCGCGCGCGTCTCGACGTATCGAGAGGCGCAACCGCAACTGAAACAATTTCTGGAGCAATTGACCAGGTATCTCGGGCTCATCGGACTGACCGCCTTGTTTGTCAGCGGGATCGGCGTCGCGACATCCGTACGCGCCTTCCTTCGTGAAAAGCTGTCAACGATCGCCATCTTGAAAACCGTCGGCGCCGATTCTCCCACCATCATTCGCACCTATATGACCCAGGCCCTCCTCCTAGGACTGACCGGAAGCGTCGCGGGACTGATCCTCGGCGTCAGTCTAGAACAAGCCGTGCCTTGGATATTGTCTTCGTGGTTCGCCTCGGACATGCTGGGGCAAATTGGCTTTACATCGGGACTCTCCCTATACTCATTTCTGCCGCTCAGTAAAGGGCTGGCCCTCGGCCTGCTCACCACATTGCTCTTCACCCTGTGGCCGTTATTAGCCATTCGATCCGTTAAACCGGTCGCGCTGTTGCGACGCGACGCGCTCGCATCGGAATCGCCTGCGGACACTACGGACCGGAGCTGGCACCGGCACATCGCTCGCCTTGATCGGACAAAGCTGCTCACCGCTGGCACCATCGTCGTCGGGCTTGCCCTGCTGTCGATGTGGCAAGCCGGAACGTGGAAAATTGGACTCCTTTTTATGGGAGCCTTCTCGCTCGCACTCGCACTGTTAGGAAGCGCCGCCTGGCTAGTGATCCAAGCACTGGCTGTCGTGGCCCGGCCAAAGAATCTGGCCGTACGCCATGCGGTCGGCAACATTGTTCGTCCGGGGAGTCAGGCCGTCAGCATGACCATCGCCATTGGGATTGGGGTCATGGTGATCGTAACCGTCGCGCTGGTTGAACAGGCCTTGCTCCGACAGCTCGGCGAGAGCCGGCCGGCGGATGCCCCAACGTTTTTCTTCATTGATATTCAACCGGACCAAGTGGACGGTATCTCTCGTCTGCTCCGTGACCGGGTAGGGGTCCGCACACCAAATCTGACTCCACTGATTCGCTCACGGGTCGTAGCCGTAAACGGCCAACCGATCAAGACTGAAGCTGTATCCGAGGAGGAGGAGCGGACCGCCCAATCGGGCGATAAGGATCAGCGCCGCAAGGCATGGTACCTCACCAGAGAATATGTGCTGACCTTCTTGGATCAGCTGCCGAAGGACAACGTCATCGTGAAAGGCCGGTGGTGGACACCTGGCCAGACCTTTACGCTCCCCATCATCTCGGTCGAGGAAGACGCCGCCAAGGCAATGGGGCTGGATGTCGGACAGACGATCGAGCTGGACATTCAGGGCACGCCGCTGGTCGCAGAGGTCGGCAGCATTCGCAAAGTAGAGTGGGGCAACTTCTCCACAAACTTTTACATGGTCCTGTCGCCCGGCGCACTGGATGGCGCGCCCCTCACTTATGTGGCGACCGTGCAGGTCCCGCCCTCCGACGAGGTCTCGTTGCAACAAGCGATTGTCGCCGAATTTCCCAACGTGACGGCGATCAATATCGGCGATGTCCTCGATAGCTTTGCCCGCATCCTCGATCGCCTGTCTCTGGCCATTCGAGCCGTGGCGCTCTTCTGCGTCCTCACCGGAGGCCTTGTCATGGGAGCGGCGCTCGCAGCCACCCGGTATCGGCGCCTCTATGAATCCGCGGTGCTGAAGGCCTTGGGCGCCACCCGGGGGTTGCTCATCGGCTCCTTCGCGATCGAATATCTGTTGCTGGGAATCGTGGGGGGCGCGATCGGTGTCGGACTAGCCAGCGCCTTGTCCTGGGCACTTCTTCGATGGGTGTTCGAACTCGGCTGGGCCCTGCATCCCCACGTGCTGCTCATCGGACTGGGATTGACGATGATCCTCACGCTTCTCGTGGGATTTCTCAGCACCTACCGTATACTCGGACAGCGGCCGCTGCCCGTCCTTAGATACGAGTGAGTCGCCACGACTTGATGGTGCACACCGATCACTTAGCGAGGAAGCGCAGGTTCCGGCAACCAAAGATCCAGAATACTCCGGATACGCCGTTGATCCTGCCGATGCAGTTGGATAAATCGCAGGCCGATTTCTCCCTGGGATGAAGACCGGACAATCGCCTCCTCCACCGTAATTGGGAACGATGCGTTGGAGTGTTGAAACTCCAACTCAACCCGTGTCCCCGGAACCACGGGACGCTCACAACGGATCCGGCAGCCGCGAATCGACAAATCCTGGATAGTCCCTTCTTCCCCCAACGCCTGCGGTGAGGCATGCAGCGGTTTCAGCCACACGGGGAAATCGACCGCAACCCGATCGAAGTTTCGGCGGGGATTAGTGGCAACTTTTCCGAGAAAAGAACGAAACCGCCGCGCGCACAGCTGGCAGCGGAACGGATAGACCGTCACATACCCCAAGAGTCTGTCCGTGAACGACCGGCGGACTGCGAGTCGAGTTTTTGTT contains the following coding sequences:
- a CDS encoding AAA family ATPase produces the protein MKSTQLVSSIQENIARVIKGKSRVIELAVVSLLARGHLLLEDVPGVGKTTLAHSLARSLDCSFKRIQFTSDLLPSDIVGVSIFNRQKQGFEFVPGPIFANIVLADEINRTTPKTQSSLLEAMSEAQISVDNQTCPLHQPFMVIATQNPAEYHGTFPLPESQLDRFLMRVQIGYPSPEEERKVLERPQSLHPAEALQPVATAQDVLALQQQVDDVLMEESLMEYLLAIVLATRQSDLLSLGVSTRGALALCRAAKALAFVRGRAYCLPDDIKELAPAVLSHRIMVSRSQGLRHRSFEQSEQIIQDLVESVPVPV
- a CDS encoding ABC transporter ATP-binding protein is translated as MISVTKLSMSLAAGGRAVPILDDITLEIPDKQMIAIVGASGSGKSTLLGLMAGLDRPTTGSITLDGTELTTMSESALAKFRRAKIGYIFQSFHLIPTLTARENVAAPLELSGEQDGQVRAAELLASVGLADRLDHYPVQLSGGEQQRVAVARAFACRPPFLFADEPTGNLDSTTGIQVVNLLLNMHRDFGTTLVLVTHDQHLAGRMQRVVALRDGRIESDQLTGS
- a CDS encoding DUF58 domain-containing protein; protein product: MLTSVRRLFSHFLRHRSTRVTTEGTRFLFFTLAVAVAAINTGNNLFYLLLAMMLSIILMSGIMAEYCLRRLEFHRHLPDLVYAGEPVTATVVVANRKSRLPSFSLHLWDVTGKQDFDRGFTLWQLMPGASQILSYPFIATRRGRLRFDGVRVGTSFPFGLFHKKAYYPLDGSIVVAPIVRPLERTFLRDVALFGQDMSLSRKGHGSDLYNLRQYHAGDDSRSIHWLSTARTSKLMVRETEAEDQRRVTLMLSLLAPPSHEQLFEEAVSLTASMVQDLGARGYQVRLVVGEVSSPFGQGEAHLLGLMETLALCERRHPDGLESQPPSGDVSYDPEGGATILLVPWGEARTVFHGVKPDGIVSESVLQGRLHAV
- a CDS encoding arylesterase — translated: MAFGDSLTAGLGVAADETYPAELQRRLDALGLRYRVINAGVSGETTAGGLRRVPWILRSKPEIVILELGANDGLRGLRVEETKANLERIIQQLQQSGTQVILAGMKLPPNYGHDYLSAFERLYPDLATRYRLPLIPFFLEGVAASNTLNQADGIHPTAHGYRAIVEMMLGRLQPVLKGREKMRNGAKQ
- a CDS encoding ChaN family lipoprotein, producing MTPLFVHRLTISRILPLFLLVIGQLLIAACAGNTSTIPANSPVASWQAGRVIDVKTGQSIDLPTFLTTLTHYDIVYLGEEHYNQHHIEAALTVLQTLLTNGRHPVLTMEMFGWDGQPALDTYLATPGQDRQMFLDHSHWKQNWGGAFDNYEPLVNFSREHQLTLRAMNPPKPLIRQVVSVGLDDARKGRDWVEWGMDHEAIVDDQAYRARILDQLKRCHGGGSDEDYARMYEASMVRDEGMAKTVTAALLTARQKPQDQTAILSYTGGGHIQFNLPIPKRVARRMGGRVSQATVYLASFDHTRVEDIQDLVHDGIADYVWLTPISQQGPPQRCK
- a CDS encoding PilZ domain-containing protein, coding for MRLMACPFCGTTKTRLAVRRSFTDRLLGYVTVYPFRCQLCARRFRSFLGKVATNPRRNFDRVAVDFPVWLKPLHASPQALGEEGTIQDLSIRGCRIRCERPVVPGTRVELEFQHSNASFPITVEEAIVRSSSQGEIGLRFIQLHRQDQRRIRSILDLWLPEPALPR
- a CDS encoding ABC transporter permease is translated as MNTFALKMAWRETRAAWRHFFYFLTSIAVGVGALVGVSLFSAHLEQAVTKEARGLLGGDLEVRLSRQVSPAGLTFLTSLTSRDIAMTHVSELIGMAAHGPGTRASGQSSQIVELKAVESLYPLYGALRLEPDRPLWELLQLQSAGCPGSPCWGAVVQESLLIRMGLKLGQSLTIGQASFRITGIVRTEPDRMANAFSLGPRVLIAQEGLRATELVKLGSRVRERYLLQTPADTKIEPLLYELRSRLAADSARVSTYREAQPQLKQFLEQLTRYLGLIGLTALFVSGIGVATSVRAFLREKLSTIAILKTVGADSPTIIRTYMTQALLLGLTGSVAGLILGVSLEQAVPWILSSWFASDMLGQIGFTSGLSLYSFLPLSKGLALGLLTTLLFTLWPLLAIRSVKPVALLRRDALASESPADTTDRSWHRHIARLDRTKLLTAGTIVVGLALLSMWQAGTWKIGLLFMGAFSLALALLGSAAWLVIQALAVVARPKNLAVRHAVGNIVRPGSQAVSMTIAIGIGVMVIVTVALVEQALLRQLGESRPADAPTFFFIDIQPDQVDGISRLLRDRVGVRTPNLTPLIRSRVVAVNGQPIKTEAVSEEEERTAQSGDKDQRRKAWYLTREYVLTFLDQLPKDNVIVKGRWWTPGQTFTLPIISVEEDAAKAMGLDVGQTIELDIQGTPLVAEVGSIRKVEWGNFSTNFYMVLSPGALDGAPLTYVATVQVPPSDEVSLQQAIVAEFPNVTAINIGDVLDSFARILDRLSLAIRAVALFCVLTGGLVMGAALAATRYRRLYESAVLKALGATRGLLIGSFAIEYLLLGIVGGAIGVGLASALSWALLRWVFELGWALHPHVLLIGLGLTMILTLLVGFLSTYRILGQRPLPVLRYE